CATGCATGGTACTTCCTCCTAACCTAGGTTCAGCTACAACCTTTTGGCTAGCAGCTTCACTTTGGTGCTTCAGTTTTGATCCAACTGGCGGAATCTTCAATGAACACACTGTGTTAAACAATATCCATGGATGCCCTGAAAAAGAACCAACAAGTGTTAATGCACACAACACAACTCCCATAACACAACAATCTAACAGTTAAATTTTCCTGTTTAAAGACATTATGGGAAAAATTAGATATTCAACCACATAGAAGAGGAACATATATTAAAAAGTGACAAAATTGAGTGAGTTGCAAACATAcgtttcaactttcaagaaaACTTGGAAatatagtgcatgtttggaaaatcTTATATGGGTACAAGGCTAGAAGCTTGTATAAGTAGCTTCTGAGTTTCAAAATATATTTTGATCAAATAGAAGCCAATCCAAACATGTCAATAATCTATTTTAATTACTTCAAGACTAAAAGAACAAAAATGAGACTGATTACAACAAATCTATGGTGTGTTTATCATTTAGGACTGAAGATAAAGCAGGCAACCTTCAAAACATTCATCATCTATGATAAACTTACTAAGTACTTCATCAGCTGTTATCCTTGCTGAAACATCCCTTGTCAGCATTCTCCCAACAAGATCTCGTGCAGGTTTAGATATTGACTCCCACATGCCAGTTTGAAAATCTAGTTTGACATTCTTAATAGCTTCAAATACAGCCTCAAGTGAATCTCCTTTAAATGGAAGACTACCAGCCAACAGAGCATACAGGAGCACTCCAGCACTCCATATATCCACCTTCTCAGAATACCTACCCAACAATACTTCTGGCGCAACATATGCAGGACTTCCAGCCAAACTCGTCAAGTTCTGACCTGCATACAAATTTCTAAACAATGAGGCAATGCACTAACAACATAAGGGACTCAAAACATAATCAGAAAAAAAGTATTATGTCAAATGCATTATTGGTGTTTTCAAATGCTTAAACATTAAAGCAAAATGACCTTATAGTAGAAATGGTTTGTTTCAAACTATTATAAGCATTACCATCTGAACTCTTCAAATTTTACTCCCATGGCCAGGGTAATACTAGTAAACTATGATTAAAGCAAAGAGTTGATGTATATCAGTGTGTGTTAAGGGTTTGGTTCAAGAAAAGGTTGCAGCATATAACCCCAAAAAGGCAAAAAGCCACAACAAACCAAACAATCTTCGCAACCGTAATTTAGACCTCTAGAGCTCTCAAAATTCGGGTTAGGCCTAAGTGCATGCTTGGAAAATCTTCTACAATTTGTTTCTAATTAAAGGCATAATCAATTATGGAAAAAGCTTCTGAGTAGCTTTTGGGTCTCAGAAGAGATTCTCAGGAAAAAGAAGCTGATCCAAATTTTTAAGAAGAACCATTATAGGTAAGGGAGCAAGTATTCTACTAATCCAAGATGTACAGTAGACACATGTATAGtaataaaaacacaaatattTTCACATATTACCCTCAGAAATTCTCACAGCCAAGCCAAAATCAGCAAGCTTGAGTTCCCCAGAGTTAGTAAGCAAAATATTCTCAGGTAATTTAATAGATGATTATTATATTTGTTTAGGTAAATTTAACATTTTcgcatttcattttattatttaattaatttcatctcataaaatttgttttttaatgaaAGATGGTTTAGTTGTAGAGATGAACGATAATGGTTGAGATGCGCGCAAAATGACCATGATTAACGGATGAATAAAGCCTAAAAAAACACAACCTACAAATCTCATGTCTCTAAGAATGAAACGTTGCATCATTACGATAAAATAACATGAAGATTATAACTTTTACATGCTTCTTTATTATTGAATTATCTCATTTTTAGTACCATACCTTGATTTGAGTTAAGGTACCATAGCAAACAccttaattaaattgaaatattaGGTGATGTTTTTTTAGGAAGTTAGGGTTTATTCTTATCTCTTAAGTGTGGGTAATTGAATTGGTTAATTGAGCCCTGTAACAAATGGCTAAGGTTGGATCGTGGATGCCATATAAGTCACGTATTGGGCCAACAAGTCGGAGCAGAACATTAAGTAAAAATCATTCTAGCAATTTGTATATTCTAAGTAATTTAGTTAATATAATTCAGTCTTCCTATcacaattttttaattaaaaaattttatataagacttttttattttatttacaatTGAAAATTAAGATATTagacaaaataataataataataaaagaatgTGCAAACTTCCAAATGCTTATAGGGGACTCGTTCCGTGAAGTTTGACAAGTTTAAGCATTCACCACACTATTATGATCACAGGAAATATGCGGGAACCTAACACTCTAATCCATATTCACCATCTCCTTTTATCATGAGTATATCGTTCATCAACCAATGGTTATTAATATCATTATTAGTACCCGTGAAGTTCATAGTATTTGAGTAATCGGAAGCACAAGCCCATTTCTTGTGTCGTAACTCTCAAGCAAGAAGTAGACCTTGTTATATGACAAACAGCTCCGTATGGAAAGAATCATCTGCACTATAACAACTTAAGAAACCAAACAACCAATGTCCACTAAGATCGTGAATGATGTCAATAAAAAGTGTTTGGTTCAAAGCTTGTGACTTTTTCTACATACTTTCATGAATATTGTACTCCCTCTGTTCTAGAAAGATTGTAGTTTAAAGTTGTGGCAAAACGAGTAAGAtcacaattattgatagtacaaTTTAACTAAATTGCCCTTATTTATGTTGTCCTATTTTTCTCAATCATTTTACATATGAACCCACTCATTAATTAATAACCACATCAATTAAAACCCCCTCATAAAAAATTCCTTTGTTTTTCTCAACTTTTTAACTCACTCATTAAAACctattatttctcttttttcttagtTTGTGTACACTAGAGTTGGGTATGCGGGTTGACCCGACACGCATTAGTCCGCCCCTCACATAGGCCCACTCCGCATAGGTCCGTATTTAAACGCACCTCTCTTAAGGTGGTTCGCATGCGcctaggggtggaaataggccaggCGGCTCGTTAGGGGCCTATGGCTTGGCTCGTTAGAGGCTCGGCTCAGCTCGgctcgtttattaaaaaggtcaggcttaggcttttttaAAAGCTTGTTTAACTAAAAAGGGCAGGCCCAAACTATTAAAAAAGCCTATTTGGCCTAACAGGCCGgcctatttatatattatttttattaataatataaataaatataatataataatatattatttgattttttaaaactgatgtatagtttagtataaaagaaaacccCAAGTCCCTACCCTAACCTAGATTAGAAACGTTCCAGACATATTCAATGATACagatttagtttttgaaatgcaatgatacatgtttttttattagaaaagaaagtgcaatgatatataaaaggcttattagcccgccagcctattcttttgataaaattgtttgttaaataggcttttaagcAGGCTTGTAGGCCAGGCCAGGCCTTAGAAAAGGCCAGACCAAGCCACAAAATTTGACCTATTGATAGGCCACAGGCCAGGCTTGGCCCACGAAAAGATAATGCAGGCCAGGCCTAGGCCACTCGAAGCTTGGCTCGgctcggcctatttccacccctacatGCGCCCCACGGATAAACGAGCTAGCCCACGGGCCACGAAACAAATttgtgaattaaaaaaatactatttAACAATAAATACACTAAAATTTAGTactaaaaaaactttaaaatgattaaattagagacttaaaaaataaatgaatttttatttcaaagttatcaaactttgttgatacataataaattaataattaataaactcAAATCCATTCTTGACTTCTTGCATAACATTACCATAAACTCGAATAACACAAAATAAGTCTTACAAATCCAAACATGAAGTCTTACAAATCCAAACATGAAGTCCTTAAGTAAATCATACAAGTCTTACAAACCTTAAAATCGAACAAACAAAtcttaaaaattcaaaacacaCCAAAACATCAAATATCCTTATCAAATCCAAACCATGCATCAATAATCAATTCTTCATCACAACATTTCTTGGATGTAGGTGGCTCCATTTTTTGATTAAGctcctcattttcatcatcttcttcatctcctaCAACTCAAATACAAATGTTATAAGTCATAGttgataataaatttaaaaggtAAAGAATAATTTAAGGTATGATTTTGTAAACATTTCATACATGAAAGAATGCAATAATTACCTTCAACGTCAAATCCTAGCAATCAATTTCTTGTACAAATCAAGGCTTGCACATTCTTCGGGAGAAGAGAACTTCGATAATTGCTGAGAACATGAGAGTCAATACTAAAGATGATTCTGATGCTACGGTTGTAATTTGAGTGCTCAATATATCACAAGCGATCAAGGCAAGAGGTGGATACCTTTGTTGGTTCTTCTTCCAATATTGCAAAAGATCAAGATCTTTATGATATTGAGAAGAAAGTCTTGGATCATCCAAATAGGTTTCCAATTCAGACTTTCCCACTTGTGATAATATATGTTGATTCTCATATTTGATAAACCTCTACATAATAGAATAGACACAAGAATTAATGAATGTAAAAACTAACTAAAAATTTAAATGAAGACCAAATACAAGGAGTGAGCAAATACTCACATCCAAAATATTGTTTGTAAGAGAATTACTATGTTGAGAAACATTAGCAATGTCATTACTAGTTACCAACGTCTCTTGTGTGGATTGAGTCGCACCATCAAAATTGTTGACATACTCATTAAATAGAACATACATCTTTTGTTTGACAATCCTCATCTTAGTTTGGCGAGTCATTGTTTCAAGTCCAATGTCAGAATAGAAAAACTCCAAAAATTGAAGTTCAAGTGGGGATCAAGAACGGAGGCAAGTGCAAGAATAACACTATAATCACTTCAATACTTATCAAATTTTTGCTGCATGTCTTTTGTCATGGCCCTAATCACCGGATCCTCATGAGtcttattttgaaacaaaaaacaTTCAATAATCCACACTTGCATGAAATACAAATTAGATGTTGGATAAGTGGATCCGGAAAACATATTTGTAATATCATATAATGgaagtaaaatataaaaaaaaaattaccttttTCTCATCCTTCATCACTAGGGAGGTATAGTTTGAATCATCTTAAGCAAGCTCCTTAAATGCACATCGAAATGCAAGTGCACTTTTAAGCATCCAATAGGTGGAGTTCCACCTAGTAACAATATCCAAACGCAATTCAACATTTGTATCCTTATCAATACCATATTTCTCCACGTAAACTTTAAAAGCATCCCTTCTTCCTTGTGTTGCCCTAACATACTTGATGCTAGCACCATTAGCAACTTCCAAACCATCTTGAACTATAAGGTTTAGTATatgaaaacaacaacaaacatgAAAAAATTCACCACCACATAACAAACCATTATTATTCTTCAACctctttctccaaaaaaaattcatcgtGTCATTAGATTTTGCATTATCCAAAgtcaaagaaaatattttcccctCAATTCCCTAATCCACCAAGAAATCATTCACAATCTTAGCCAACTATTGCCCACTATGTGGAGGAGGGAAATGACAAAAAATAAGAATTTTACTATtcagttttcaattttcatcAACATAATGAGCGGTCAATGAAATATAACCAGTAGTAGTACAAGCAGTCCACAAATCAGAAGTCAAATTTATCCTACTCGAAAATTTGGCCAACACTTCTTTCAATTTTCGTTTTTCTCCCTCATACAACTTAACAATATCTATTGTGGAAGCACGTCTAGAGGGCAAGatttaaatatttcaagaaCTCTCTAATCCTCCTATACTCCGCAAAATTAAAAGTAAGGTCTCTATGATAGACATGGCTGACATATCACATACAACTTTGTTATCCAATTTTCTAGTACTCAATTTGGCACCTTGATGAAGCATTAGTTTACCAGCAATAGTTTCATGAAACGTTGGAATCAATTTAGACACATTTTTGTGACGCTTCAAAGTTGAAGTTCCATAGTTATGACCACCACATACATATTGCTTCCCACAAGCATTACATTCAGCTCTATTTTTTCCATCACTTCCTACACCAATTGTTTTAAAGTAATCTCAAACACTAGATGTGAGAAGCCCCCCTCTCTTATTAGGATTAGCAACTTATGTGTTAGTTTCAACGAGATTGggattttcagtttttaggTTCAAAGGATTGGCATTAAAATCACCCACATTAACATTTTGATCCAGTTCTTCCATAGAGGAATCAGAAGAATCATCAAACATATTTTCCTCCtacaaaatagaaaaacaaattgAAGCATAAATAGTTAAAGGCATGGCCACGCAGGGAACAAAAATACATAACTATTTAGGTTAATGTACAAAAGTTAACACTGATATCATAAATTaaactttttatttaatttaaaaaatgtagTAATAGTTAGTTTTAtactaaaagaaagaaaaagctaGTAAATGAAAAATCTACGCAGACATGAgacatgattaaaaaaaaagaaatcaagcacctctgaaatataacatattatgcaaaaAAGATACTAGCACCCCATGTTATGCAAAAATTATCAATGAATCTTCTAGCTATTCAAATCAACTCAAACAAACATAGGTGACAATTTTCTGATGGAAGAGATAATGTAACTTCTATGTCCCAGACAAGAGCTGAATCATGCAAACTATGAAGAAACAATTCAAATAAAGCACAAATCATATTAAGTTTCTTCTTTTTCGATTCAAAGCTCAAACATACAACATTACAGACTACAGAAAATTCCTCAGTGTATTGTTGTGTTGAActctctttgtattgggttgaagtactcaTTGTACttcttttaaatataatttttgggcttatcaaaaaaaaattgttgtctTGAACTCTCATGAAATTGCAATCCCATTAAAGAATAGTAAAACTCACAAAAGAATGAACTGCAGAAGAGAGAAGAGTGAAGACTTATCAGTATGGACGCGACGGTGTGGTCTCAAGTAAGGGGGGTCAATGGCTGGAGGAAGGAGGTTGTGGTTTTTAGAGAGAGGAAGAAATAAAGGTTTCTTTTGATTTCATTTGAGAATTGAGAGTGAGACTTCATATCAGTTTAGAGAGAGGAACGAAATTAGGTTACGACTTGGGACTTGGATTTTTATGTGGGCCATGTAGTTAGGCTTTTTTTCAGTTGGGCTAAAATGCTTATGTACATGGTTTTTTTTTACACGGGCCAGCTCTCAAAACCGCGGTCTTAGCCGCTTGAACCGCGAATTTAACGGGCCAGACCGCATAGGCATGTTGTTAGACAGACAAATAATCATCGGGCTACAACCCGTGCGGATTGCGGGTTCCACGAGCCTAGGCTCATATACCCAGTTCTAACGTACATCCTTATCATCGGAGATGAAGGGGTTATATTTTTCATGTTGTCCTCTTAAGAAATGCCAAAATTTCATATGTGAACTTTcatgcttatccaaaaaaatctAGTAATTTAAAATTTCCCACTTAAAATAGGTTTTTGATTATTTTAGATTCtcctacaattttttttataagaattcACTTTTATGGTACTACACCAAGTATGGCAACAAGGAAATTTCAGGGTATGCCTTCAGTTGAAATACACCTCAATATTGATTTAAAAGATTCTAGCATATCTAATGAACAAGGAAATTTCAGAGTATACCTTTCATTTCAATGCTTCATGCTACTAGCATTCCTCATGATCCAACTTTTGTCAAAATGtataatattattcatattgatgaaaaatgatattatatgacaattttttttgagAATTATTATTTACTACCAGATGAAAGTGATCCAATTCGCACTTGCAACAAAGATTTACTGCGAAGATCATGTTTTAAGTTGCTATAGCTCGCCTAAGGTTTGATGCACAATGAATGAAATCTTTTCGGGAAAAATTGGTATATTTCCTTTTTCACAAAAAAAGCTTGCTAAAAGGACTAGTGTAAATACAGTAGCGGGTACATTAGAGACGAAACCAATCACATATATAAATAGAAAAGTGGAAAGATCATACTTGATAGATAAAGTGTTACCTGCTATCAAAGAAAAATGACCAAGAGATGATGCAACGTTTCCAATATGTAATATTTATTCAACAAGACAATGCAAAAACATATATTGATCCAAATGATGATTACTTAAGTCAAGCAGCTGCAAAAAATGGGTTTGATATTCGTTTGATGTGTCAACTTCCTAATCTACTACACCTTAAAAGAAACACAAGTAATCACTATTCATAAGAGAACTTTCAATCTGGGTTGTTTATTTGACCCTCTCTCCAATTTCACTCTTTAATACTGACCCTTCATCTGTGAGACTTTTTTCTCCTCTATTCTACTCGAGCTTCTCTATTTTGCCGACGTCACAAAACACGTTGATGGAGAGGAGTGTGTCCATGGTTTGATTTCGTGGGTAATCGTCATCACTGCAGGCCTGTCTTTGTAGCGTGATTTAGGTTTAGGTGTACTTGGAAGTAGATGAGCTCATCGATTGTGTTGAAGATGTCGTGGATGAATGCGAAGTGGTACCCATGCTCTTCGTTCGTGAGCGATCGTCATTCACCATGGATAGTGTTTGGTCAGAATCAGATtcagagggagaagagaagatggtGGAACGAAAAGGACCAATTTTCCCTTGTGAGTGGTTAGGTGAGGCAGCTCAGATGACAAGATAGATCATCATAGTTCCCGGTTTTTGAAGGAAGAGTGAAGAAGAGGGAAGAAGGTTGCTTGAGAAGACTGTTGTCAGATGAGGATCAGTAGCATCAGATAAGATGATGCACTATTTGGTCATTGATTTTTTCCCTGTCATCGTTGTACTTGTATCACATCAGGTTAGTAGGATTTTGCAAGTGTTCAATTTTCCTCTCATATCTCTATAAATACTGCTAATGATTGGATTTTTTCAATGTAcacaattttcttcttctcaaatttcactttgttttgttttcctctatgtattttttattgtgTCTTTTGTTGCTGGTCCTTTGAATCCTGTCTCCAGTATATGTTCAGGCCGAGAAACATGGTAGATCAAGGTTCACGTTCTTCGTTTGTGGGAGATGTTTCCAGTTGGTCATATATCCAAATCATATGTCATGCATTTGATATTAATCGATTCAGAGGTGATTTATGTTCTGTTATTTTGGTATGGCTGCAATTTATACTTTAggttattatttatttattggaaAATTGCTTTGCTGTAATAGGGTGTGAAAATTGAGGCTTCCATGAACAAGAAATTTATTTCCAAATTCAAACATGTATTTCCTGAGGGGAATGATTACAAAATCACATATTTTGCTTAATGAGTCTGACTTGAAAAATTGTTGTAGATCTTTAGGTCATAACTTTTCAAAGAAGGCAGGTTTCAAGTAATGTGTTTTGTATGTTATTTAGTAGGAATGACCAATTTTTATAATTAAGATTTGGAAATTATTCTTTCAAATTATTCTTTGTGGCTCATCTAAGTGCTTTGATTTGTAGGTTCCAAGTCTGATGGATCTGGAAGACAAATGAAGAAAGTTGCTTGTCCTATTTGCACTATCCATCTTCAGGTTCAAATAGTGACTAATGTCCCTGCTGTTTTCCCACACCACCACATCATCTCCATCCTCACTTGTGGATTTGTTTTGTAAATTTTGCAGGTTCAGGTGCCTAGCTCAGGTTCGGAGACCATTGAGTGTGGAGTTTTCCAACACCCATTTCTTGTGAGTTCCTATTGCGCTATGATAAACACAAATGAAGGTGTCTATGTGTCaactttaaattttaattgcTTTACTGATCTATTTATTGCGAGTTAATAATCAAAGATTGGGGATATCATactgtttatttttatctttggcCTACCTACATCCTTTTATTGTTTTCATCTTGTCATCTGACCTTGGTGTTAATGAAtacttgtttttttcttcttatcttctTGGAAAGGTACTCTAATTCGTTTGTCCTCTTGTATAAAATAGATACTGAACTTGTACATTTATAGCTATGCAAAAGTCATAATGGTTTCAGACAATTTAAGGGCTGCATATACTGTTTAGATTTGAGTTATAAAAGGTTAATGTTTGGACTTTGCAGTGTGTAACTGGTCGGCTACTATTTAACTCTCACTTAACGTCATGTTTTATTATGTATTGGCCGGATTTTGATGTTACTATTACTCTTAAAAGGATGTATTTGCACACTTTAAAACTGATTTGGAGGTTTTTTTTCCTTGCTGCATTTTCACATGCTGAACCATATGACACTTTTTTGTTTGCTTTATTTTCTTGTAGATGGTGGCAGCTAGATTGAATTTTGTCATACATGAATTTGGTGGCCATTTCTTGGAGGCTCTCATGTGCAAGATATTTAGGAAATGCGAGAAATGTAACTTTTGGCTATTTCTACCCAAGTAActatctgattttttttttgcttaatgATCATACCTTTTATATATATCAGTGAAAGAGCATAATAGAATTTTTTTCTAGAATATGTGAGAAACCAGAATATTTTGAATTGTTTGTGTAAAGAACACCTTAACATGTATGGTTTTGACTTGCTATAAACATGATAGTTATGATTGTTAATTGATTGTCTGGTGAAATTGGGTAGAGTTTTGATTTTTCATGTTAAACCTTCTTCTTGAATGATATTTCTTTTGGTGAGTAGGTTGCAGATGCAATGCGACAAACAGTGACAAATATAATTGGAATACCCCTcaatttgttgttgttgcaaTTACCACTGTAAGATTAtacaatccccccccccccttgtgCGAGTAGGTTGCGGATGCAATGCGACAAACAGTGACAAATATAATTGGAATACCCTGAATTTGCTGCTGTTGCAATTACCACTGTAAGATTAcacaatccccccccccccttttgtATGGTGTGTTGTATTTGCTAGCTTTGGTATTGCACTTAGGTGTGTAGCTAATCACTTTGTTTTGCTTATGAAACTTTTGTGTGAAGTGGGAGAATTTGCTATTCTTGCTAATCTCAAATAAATCTTGTGACAATAAAGAGAGATGGTTTTGTTTGTGCTCCactttttggaaaaaaaaaattgatcttaCTATGATATAAATATTTATCAATTCATCAATTTATTGATCTTGCAAATAGTTAGTCTATTCCTTAATGCCCTACTACTCTTAGTAATAGCTTTCTTCCTATCATAACTCTATAAATACTGCTATTGTTTAGTTTTTTCTCACCTTCAACAACTTCCTTTGTTTCTCTCAATTCCTCTTTGTTTAGCTTTTCCTCTGTTTTATCTTTGATCAGGTTTATTCATTACTCATTTCCTCATGTCTTTTATCGCTGGTCCTTTGAATCTCGTCCGTAGTTTATGTTCTGGCCAGTAAACATGGAAGATCAAGGTTCGTGTTCTTCGTTTGTAGGAGATGTTTCCTGTTGATGATATATCCAAAACATATGCCATGCATCTGGTCTTAATCGATGCATAGGtgattttttctgttttttctttatgattattgttatgcaatttctaatttatttattaattattggaAAATTGTTTTGGTGTAATAGGGGTTTGAAAATTGAGGCTCCCTTCAACAAAAACTTCATTTCTAAATTCAGACGTTAATTGGCTGAGAGTAATGTTtacaaaattatatattttgttgtTTATAGAAACACTGGTGTATTTCGGCAAAATACATTGTTTCTTGAGTGAAATTATTGGTGCCTTGTCATAGTAAAATTTGATTCAGAAGATTTAAATGAGATAGAAAGATGATATAAAGCTCAAGCTCTGTAACGTGCTTAGTTACATATTGTTTAGAGAATTTGATATTATTGGTCTAGATTTTATATGCTTTAAATACTCATTTTCCAGTCTGGAGTATTTTATATCCTGTCTTATTCTTGTTTTtggtgttttctttctttctttatgtAAGTGCTATTTGGCAGGGTCTTTTTTCCTACTCTCATATCACCATACCATATTGTCTTTCTTTGTTCAGCGACTCTTTCTGGTTACTGCATTTTGGTGAAGATTAAGTCGCTTGCTACTTCTATAAGATCCCTAGAATTTAAATCCACAATCCTGAATGAATTTGTTTCATGAACAAGATATCAATAAATTTTTCTGCATCGTAACAAAAGCATGTCAAATCTCTTTAATCCTGAATTAAGTACATTTATTTCTCAGGATGATTCTAAGATTTGCTAAGCTTGAGCACATGCAAGTTCTTTCTAAGATGGCT
This is a stretch of genomic DNA from Lotus japonicus ecotype B-129 chromosome 1, LjGifu_v1.2. It encodes these proteins:
- the LOC130730333 gene encoding serine/threonine-protein kinase PEPKR2-like; its protein translation is LPENILLTNSGELKLADFGLAVRISEGQNLTSLAGSPAYVAPEVLLGRYSEKVDIWSAGVLLYALLAGSLPFKGDSLEAVFEAIKNVKLDFQTGMWESISKPARDLVGRMLTRDVSARITADEVLRHPWILFNTVCSLKIPPVGSKLKHQSEAASQKVVAEPRLGGSTMHDGSLNDVSSPFSSSGSCNSEYHDDCVWIDELATAISHVRISEPKRNKLWGPTGPIDQQGSSNMKANLCKAF